One genomic window of Sphingobacterium oryzagri includes the following:
- a CDS encoding glycosyltransferase family 2 protein, whose protein sequence is MSKTPLLSLVISTYNWPQALRLCLDSVAAQTVMPDEIIIADDGSREDTRDLISLYQQKLSLPLVHVWHEDHGFRLSHIRNKAIAQATGEYIIQIDGDIILDKNFIKDHISIRQPGHLVVGSRAMLSEDYSKKLLEDGELPDLRVLRQHTRNTLNSTRLPWIAPLFAKRYKTRGRYRHYTRGCNMAFWKEAVVAVNGYNEDISGWGTEDSELVVRLLNAGQKKLFLKFAGLQYHIWHKVASRDRKEANELLLEETIRQSLKICTNGINKYLS, encoded by the coding sequence ATGTCTAAAACCCCTCTTCTATCCCTTGTGATATCCACTTACAATTGGCCACAGGCGTTACGACTGTGTCTCGATAGTGTTGCAGCACAAACAGTCATGCCCGATGAAATTATCATAGCCGATGACGGATCTCGGGAAGATACGCGCGACCTCATTTCGTTGTATCAGCAAAAACTTTCCCTGCCACTTGTTCATGTTTGGCATGAAGACCACGGTTTTCGCTTATCCCATATCCGTAACAAAGCAATTGCACAGGCGACAGGCGAATATATTATACAAATTGACGGCGATATTATCCTGGATAAAAACTTCATTAAAGATCATATTTCCATACGACAGCCCGGACACTTGGTAGTGGGTAGTCGCGCCATGCTATCGGAAGATTATTCAAAAAAATTACTCGAAGACGGAGAATTGCCTGATCTCCGTGTGTTGCGTCAACATACGCGAAATACGTTAAATAGCACACGGTTACCCTGGATAGCGCCACTTTTTGCCAAAAGATATAAAACCAGGGGCCGATATCGCCATTATACCAGAGGATGCAACATGGCCTTTTGGAAAGAAGCTGTAGTAGCTGTTAACGGGTATAATGAAGATATTTCCGGCTGGGGCACCGAAGATTCGGAGCTTGTTGTTCGGTTATTAAATGCCGGTCAAAAAAAATTATTTCTTAAATTCGCGGGCCTGCAGTATCATATTTGGCATAAAGTAGCGTCTCGAGACCGCAAAGAAGCCAACGAATTACTTTTAGAAGAAACCATTCGGCAGAGTCTGAAAATTTGTACTAACGGGATAAACAAATATTTGTCATAG
- a CDS encoding glycosyltransferase family 2 protein translates to MLASIIISTYNAPEWLEKVLIGFSVQTIRDFEVIIADDGSTAETKAVIDSFKHQFHNLKHVWHPDDGFRKCEILNLAIKASESAYLIFTDGDCIPRADFVETHLKKREVNKFLSGGYLKLPMVVSKAITKEDILRQDCFSPEWLVSKGLVKSFKNIKLYTNTILRWLLNSFTPTSPTWNGHNASGWKKDIVDVNGFDERMKYGGEDRELGERMINSGIKGKQIRYHAICIHLDHARGYVNDRDWEINNKIRKETKLNLAKTTRYGINK, encoded by the coding sequence ATGCTTGCGTCCATTATCATTAGCACCTACAATGCTCCAGAATGGCTTGAAAAAGTTTTAATCGGTTTTTCCGTACAAACGATCCGCGATTTTGAAGTTATTATTGCAGATGACGGGTCAACAGCGGAAACAAAAGCGGTTATCGACTCTTTTAAGCATCAATTCCACAATCTGAAGCATGTTTGGCATCCAGACGACGGATTTAGAAAATGTGAGATACTGAACCTCGCCATTAAAGCTTCGGAATCAGCATACCTAATTTTCACGGACGGCGACTGTATTCCCAGAGCTGATTTTGTCGAAACGCACCTTAAAAAACGTGAAGTAAATAAGTTTTTATCCGGCGGTTATCTTAAACTTCCTATGGTTGTTTCGAAAGCAATAACCAAGGAAGACATTCTCCGGCAAGATTGCTTCTCTCCCGAATGGCTTGTGTCAAAAGGGCTTGTAAAATCATTCAAAAACATCAAGCTCTATACGAATACCATCCTTCGTTGGCTCTTAAATAGTTTTACTCCCACGAGCCCCACGTGGAATGGACACAACGCTTCGGGATGGAAAAAAGACATCGTAGATGTCAATGGCTTTGATGAGCGTATGAAGTACGGTGGAGAAGATAGGGAACTTGGCGAGCGAATGATCAATAGCGGGATTAAGGGAAAACAAATACGTTATCACGCAATTTGCATCCATCTAGACCACGCCAGAGGCTATGTGAACGATCGTGACTGGGAAATCAACAATAAAATCAGGAAAGAAACCAAATTAAACCTCGCAAAAACAACGCGCTACGGAATAAACAAGTAA
- a CDS encoding glycosyltransferase family 9 protein → MKKIRVLVTRFSAMGDVAMVASVLRELQAQNKQIELLMVSRAHFSAFFQDIPNLTFVPILPDEQHKGPKGLWRLYHELKKYDIDYVADLHNNIRSRILTLFFKTAGYRLAVLDKGRNQKKDLTRKRKKNFQPLRPTVERYADVFRSLGFSLKLDHTLKKEERPVPASYAALMERPTLKLGLAPFAQHPYKVWKLSNWENVFAAFPQHDFVIFGGGKQEQEIATAWRTKHANVHVTIGNLTVQTELDLISNLDVMLSMDSSGMHMASLVGTRCISIWGATHPYAGFLGYGQAIQDCIQVNHPNRPSSIYGNKSCLCDGVEAIDLVSPKMVIERLKNIK, encoded by the coding sequence ATGAAGAAAATCCGAGTATTGGTCACACGCTTTTCGGCCATGGGCGATGTCGCCATGGTCGCATCCGTCCTTCGTGAGCTCCAGGCGCAAAACAAGCAAATTGAGCTGTTGATGGTTAGCCGTGCGCACTTTTCGGCTTTTTTTCAGGATATTCCTAATCTGACATTCGTACCAATCCTGCCTGATGAGCAACATAAAGGGCCTAAAGGACTTTGGCGCTTGTACCATGAATTAAAAAAGTACGACATCGATTACGTTGCCGATTTACACAACAATATCCGTTCACGTATCCTCACCCTGTTTTTTAAGACGGCTGGTTATCGATTGGCGGTACTTGATAAGGGAAGAAATCAAAAAAAAGACCTTACCCGCAAAAGAAAAAAGAATTTTCAGCCATTACGGCCAACTGTGGAACGTTATGCCGATGTCTTCCGCAGCTTGGGTTTTTCGTTAAAACTCGATCATACACTAAAAAAAGAAGAACGCCCTGTTCCTGCATCGTACGCTGCACTCATGGAACGTCCAACATTGAAATTGGGACTAGCGCCTTTTGCCCAGCATCCGTATAAGGTATGGAAATTGAGCAATTGGGAAAATGTATTTGCCGCTTTTCCACAGCATGATTTTGTTATCTTTGGGGGTGGCAAACAGGAGCAGGAAATAGCTACAGCCTGGCGTACTAAACATGCGAACGTACATGTCACCATTGGCAATTTAACTGTGCAAACAGAACTCGACCTGATCAGTAACCTGGATGTGATGCTCAGCATGGATTCTTCTGGAATGCACATGGCCTCTTTGGTCGGCACACGCTGTATTTCGATTTGGGGAGCAACGCATCCTTATGCTGGATTTTTGGGCTATGGGCAGGCAATACAAGATTGCATTCAAGTAAATCATCCGAATCGGCCAAGTTCCATTTACGGCAATAAGTCATGCCTGTGCGATGGTGTGGAAGCGATTGATTTGGTCAGCCCAAAGATGGTTATCGAACGTTTGAAGAACATCAAATAA
- a CDS encoding DUF4254 domain-containing protein codes for MISVIANKIFQQAIDDYHVHDHIDHPIANPHDSSSLAHLLYLKCWIDTVQWHMEDVVRNPVIDPKEGLYWKRRIDESNQFRTDTVEYIDSYYLQLFAGVVAKDAARINTESPAWAIDRLSILALKIYHMEQETKRTDADEQHLVACQNKLTILLEQRVDLSRSIDELLADIENGSKVMKVYKQMKMYNDPALNPVLYGKST; via the coding sequence ATGATTAGCGTAATTGCCAACAAGATATTCCAGCAAGCGATTGATGATTACCATGTGCACGATCACATCGACCATCCAATTGCCAATCCGCACGATAGCAGCTCTTTAGCGCATCTGCTTTATTTAAAATGTTGGATCGACACCGTTCAATGGCACATGGAAGATGTGGTTAGAAATCCCGTTATAGATCCTAAAGAAGGGCTGTATTGGAAACGACGCATCGATGAATCCAATCAGTTTCGCACCGATACAGTAGAGTATATTGACAGCTACTACCTGCAATTATTTGCCGGCGTAGTTGCCAAAGACGCCGCACGCATCAATACAGAAAGTCCGGCTTGGGCAATCGATCGTTTGTCGATCTTAGCTTTGAAAATATATCATATGGAGCAAGAAACCAAGCGTACAGATGCAGATGAACAGCATCTTGTTGCTTGCCAAAATAAGTTGACGATCTTGTTGGAACAACGGGTGGACTTATCTCGCAGTATTGATGAGCTCCTGGCTGATATTGAAAATGGTAGCAAAGTCATGAAGGTGTACAAACAAATGAAAATGTACAACGACCCCGCTTTAAATCCTGTACTTTACGGAAAATCCACATAA
- a CDS encoding complex I subunit 4 family protein, which produces MGLLSILIFLPLVATLLILALPSAARASYKYIALGFTVVQFALSLFLYQQFDPHLGGINQAAGYQFVEQLSWIRLDLGAIGQLEIDYFIGIDGISLPLLVLSTLVMLMGIGASWQVEKSPKGYFALLMLLNMAVMGIFSALDFFLFYVFYEVMLLPLYFLIGIWGGERREYAAIKFFIYTLLGSVLMLLVIVGLYFSVVNPATGAHTFNMLLMMDPNNYSDGSFFSLLSNYHEIFGVPARMIGFVVLFFAFAIKVPIVPLHTWLPDAHVEAPTPVSIILAGILLKIGGYGIIRICYSIFPDVAAQANWWIALIGVVSILYGALNALAQKDLKRMIAYSSVSHMGFVLLGIASLTAEGLSGAMFQMVSHGFLSAALFFLVGVIYDRVHDRYIYNFRGLASIMPKYTAYVAIAFFASLGLPGFSAFIGEAFVIIGAFNAESMSTGIPRWMALGGSIGILLSAAYFLWTLQRMFFGETRLQGGKAWHRALTDLNRREQFILFPALTLALLLGIMPSLVFHKLNASVLQLLEVIKPYL; this is translated from the coding sequence ATGGGCTTACTATCCATACTCATATTTCTACCGCTTGTTGCTACTTTGCTGATTTTAGCCTTGCCATCCGCTGCGCGGGCAAGCTATAAATATATTGCGTTGGGCTTCACCGTTGTTCAATTTGCATTATCTCTCTTTTTATATCAACAATTTGATCCACATCTGGGCGGCATTAATCAAGCGGCCGGATATCAATTTGTAGAGCAATTATCCTGGATACGTTTAGATCTTGGTGCGATCGGCCAGTTAGAAATCGACTATTTTATCGGTATCGACGGCATTTCGTTGCCCCTACTCGTGTTAAGTACGCTCGTGATGTTGATGGGAATAGGAGCTTCCTGGCAGGTAGAAAAAAGTCCAAAAGGCTATTTTGCTTTATTGATGCTATTGAATATGGCCGTTATGGGCATATTTTCCGCCCTGGATTTTTTCCTTTTCTACGTGTTTTACGAAGTCATGTTGCTCCCACTCTACTTCCTGATTGGTATTTGGGGCGGTGAGCGTCGGGAATATGCGGCTATCAAGTTTTTCATTTATACGCTATTGGGTTCCGTTTTGATGTTGCTGGTTATTGTTGGCCTGTACTTTTCGGTCGTTAACCCCGCCACAGGCGCGCATACGTTCAACATGTTACTCATGATGGACCCGAACAATTACAGCGATGGTTCATTTTTCAGCTTGCTGAGCAATTACCACGAGATTTTCGGTGTGCCGGCGCGTATGATCGGCTTCGTCGTTTTGTTTTTCGCATTTGCTATCAAGGTTCCTATTGTTCCTTTGCATACCTGGCTGCCCGATGCACACGTCGAAGCACCAACACCCGTATCCATTATTCTTGCTGGAATCTTGCTGAAGATCGGTGGTTATGGTATCATCCGTATATGTTACAGCATTTTTCCAGATGTCGCAGCACAAGCCAACTGGTGGATTGCGCTCATCGGTGTTGTTTCCATCTTATACGGCGCGCTCAATGCATTGGCACAAAAAGATCTGAAACGAATGATTGCCTATTCATCGGTATCACATATGGGCTTTGTGCTCTTGGGCATCGCTTCGTTGACCGCCGAAGGTCTTTCAGGCGCCATGTTTCAGATGGTATCGCATGGTTTCCTTAGCGCTGCACTGTTTTTCTTGGTCGGTGTGATTTACGACCGCGTGCACGATCGGTATATTTATAACTTTCGTGGCTTAGCCAGTATCATGCCCAAATATACAGCTTACGTAGCGATTGCATTTTTTGCATCGCTCGGATTACCTGGCTTTTCGGCATTTATTGGTGAGGCCTTCGTCATCATTGGCGCTTTCAATGCCGAAAGTATGTCAACAGGCATTCCACGTTGGATGGCCTTAGGCGGCTCTATCGGCATATTACTGAGTGCGGCTTATTTTTTATGGACCTTGCAGCGTATGTTTTTCGGAGAGACACGGCTACAAGGCGGAAAAGCCTGGCACCGCGCATTGACCGATCTAAACCGAAGAGAACAGTTTATTTTATTTCCAGCGCTAACGCTTGCCTTATTGCTTGGCATTATGCCATCGCTGGTATTCCATAAGCTGAATGCATCGGTTCTCCAACTACTTGAAGTCATTAAACCCTACTTATAG
- a CDS encoding glycosyltransferase, with the protein MEKICFVVCQYGKEVNGGAEIHCKMLAERLSPTYEVDILTTKIVNYNTFEEYYTQSKEEINGINVIRFSCRPYDRHEHGTLRKKSKWARKLRRTLFRIGILEFCANIIPKWNFGVAKETEMLKTHGFYSPDLLQYLEQKKEEYKAIIIMSYPYPSSIFGALIAPHKTILIPTAHNEGDLFRSIQTNVFTAVANIAFNTEEERALAKRIFGKKMAKNSIVAVGVETDSNTEEAETVHQKFNIDGQYMHFFGRVCDSKMGKLIPWFVGYKAKYPGDFKLVLTGRLFQDKVDHPDIIYTGFVSEEEKIALIKSAAFVVNPSKNESLSLLLLEAMKMGKTALVNGQSDVMKGHCIKSDYAANYYTSQSDFEKKVHAYVSTPAIANTVNGKAIAYVNRHYNWDNIMATLKNIIETL; encoded by the coding sequence ATGGAAAAGATTTGTTTTGTAGTTTGTCAATACGGCAAAGAAGTAAATGGAGGAGCAGAAATCCATTGCAAAATGTTAGCGGAACGTCTTTCGCCTACCTATGAAGTCGACATTCTCACAACAAAAATTGTGAACTATAACACTTTTGAAGAATACTACACCCAATCAAAAGAAGAAATAAACGGCATCAACGTCATCCGTTTTTCGTGCCGCCCATACGACAGACACGAACACGGCACGTTACGTAAGAAATCCAAATGGGCTCGAAAGCTTCGTCGAACACTTTTTAGGATTGGCATATTAGAGTTTTGCGCAAATATCATCCCGAAATGGAATTTTGGCGTAGCGAAAGAAACGGAAATGCTGAAAACGCACGGATTCTATTCACCCGATCTGTTGCAGTATCTCGAACAGAAAAAAGAAGAATACAAGGCAATAATCATCATGTCTTACCCGTATCCTTCATCCATCTTCGGCGCACTGATTGCTCCGCATAAGACCATATTGATACCAACGGCGCACAATGAAGGAGATTTGTTTCGATCTATACAAACAAACGTGTTTACCGCTGTGGCAAACATCGCTTTCAATACCGAAGAAGAGAGGGCATTAGCCAAACGTATATTCGGAAAAAAAATGGCTAAAAATTCGATTGTTGCTGTAGGTGTAGAAACCGATTCAAACACAGAAGAAGCCGAAACCGTACATCAAAAATTTAACATTGACGGGCAGTACATGCATTTTTTTGGTCGAGTATGCGATTCGAAGATGGGCAAACTTATCCCTTGGTTTGTAGGCTATAAAGCAAAGTATCCAGGAGATTTTAAGCTCGTTTTAACCGGGCGACTTTTCCAAGATAAGGTCGATCATCCTGACATCATTTATACCGGCTTTGTCAGTGAGGAAGAAAAAATAGCTTTAATAAAATCCGCAGCGTTTGTCGTCAATCCGTCGAAAAATGAAAGTTTATCCCTTCTTTTGTTAGAAGCCATGAAAATGGGTAAAACAGCCTTGGTAAACGGGCAATCCGACGTGATGAAAGGGCATTGCATAAAAAGTGATTATGCAGCCAACTACTACACATCGCAAAGCGATTTCGAAAAAAAGGTGCACGCGTACGTTTCGACACCAGCAATCGCAAACACGGTCAACGGAAAGGCAATTGCCTATGTAAATCGGCATTATAATTGGGATAACATTATGGCTACACTAAAAAATATCATCGAGACACTTTAA
- a CDS encoding glycosyltransferase, which translates to MSFFSFFRPSLPAITYAITVCNEHDELELLLSSLIGRIAARDEIVVLQDVTVEDQGVTNVIKRYESNLLHVTAKLEGDFAKFKNNLLKYAKGDYLFQIDADELPSDYLLTNLAKFLRKNKKVDCYAVSRINVVDNISADHLTRWNWSQNKDGYINYPDFQMRLFKLKGSSEIYWVNKVHERLTGYNRLMDLPIDDYRFSLLHRKDIAKQEKQNDFYETIG; encoded by the coding sequence ATGAGTTTTTTTTCATTTTTCCGACCATCACTTCCTGCTATTACTTATGCCATCACTGTTTGTAATGAGCATGATGAACTGGAGTTATTATTGTCTTCACTGATTGGTCGAATTGCAGCGCGCGATGAAATTGTTGTTTTACAAGATGTAACCGTAGAAGATCAAGGTGTAACCAATGTCATTAAACGATACGAGTCAAACCTACTTCATGTAACAGCTAAGCTTGAAGGAGACTTCGCTAAATTTAAAAATAACTTGCTGAAATATGCTAAAGGAGACTATTTGTTTCAGATAGATGCTGATGAGCTGCCATCTGATTATTTATTAACTAATTTGGCCAAATTTCTGAGAAAAAATAAAAAAGTAGATTGCTATGCTGTTTCTCGTATCAATGTTGTCGATAATATATCTGCTGATCATCTTACTCGTTGGAATTGGTCGCAAAATAAAGACGGATATATCAATTACCCCGATTTTCAGATGCGTCTTTTTAAGTTGAAAGGAAGCAGTGAAATTTATTGGGTAAATAAAGTGCATGAGCGATTAACCGGTTATAACCGCCTGATGGATTTGCCAATTGATGACTATCGCTTTTCACTTTTGCACAGGAAGGATATCGCCAAGCAGGAAAAACAAAATGATTTTTACGAAACAATTGGGTAG
- a CDS encoding NADH-quinone oxidoreductase subunit N has product MNVSISTILDQIIAAVPLFKPELALIIGFICSILCALFLEKRWQMSTFVLTICSMLITLFFLTEQLNISASGFSGMWLVDTLGTQARMVITAGAIITAIFIQQRHRENNNGDVYSVLLAATLGVNILSSSSNWLLLFIGIETVSIASYVLVGYFSGNKAQSEAAMKYALFGSVCAAVMLYGLSLIYGLTGDLDFQSAQHMQGLMVAPQSILVLALFFVFVGIGFKLSFVPFHLWSPDVYQGSPTAITAFLSTVPKVGALILFTRLYQAWSSTAFFFSELSVWLVIVVAIASMLVGNLAALRQRDVKRMMAYSSIGHTGFLMMAIFAYQDAHSYLMFYMVAYVIMNLATFIFIDRLEQQTGSTQLQSYAGLGKSFPMLFTAFTVVAISLIGLPPTIGFIGKLMVFSAVFDLYQSSGDLAILALLVVGALTAVISLFFYFRIPLYAFLRQTEQPTAQPATASKFLEIIGYILALLTVLFGLFPHVLLNLF; this is encoded by the coding sequence GTGAACGTTTCCATTAGCACCATACTCGATCAAATCATTGCGGCAGTTCCATTATTCAAACCCGAACTCGCCCTTATCATCGGCTTTATCTGCAGTATACTTTGTGCACTTTTTCTAGAAAAAAGATGGCAAATGAGCACTTTTGTACTGACGATATGCAGCATGCTGATTACCCTATTTTTCCTTACAGAACAGCTCAACATTTCAGCAAGCGGCTTTTCGGGAATGTGGCTCGTAGACACTCTCGGCACACAAGCTCGCATGGTAATCACCGCCGGCGCTATTATTACAGCAATCTTTATACAACAGCGACACCGCGAAAACAATAACGGCGATGTGTACAGCGTATTGCTCGCCGCGACCTTAGGCGTAAATATTTTGAGTAGCAGCAGCAACTGGCTCTTGTTATTTATCGGAATCGAAACGGTATCGATCGCTTCTTACGTACTGGTCGGTTATTTTTCGGGCAATAAGGCACAATCTGAAGCCGCCATGAAGTATGCGCTCTTTGGATCTGTCTGTGCCGCCGTGATGCTTTACGGTTTATCGTTGATATACGGACTCACAGGCGATCTTGACTTTCAATCTGCGCAACATATGCAAGGTTTAATGGTTGCTCCGCAAAGTATCTTGGTGCTTGCGCTGTTTTTCGTTTTTGTTGGTATCGGATTTAAATTAAGCTTCGTTCCGTTTCATCTTTGGAGCCCTGATGTCTACCAAGGTTCGCCAACAGCTATTACAGCCTTCCTTTCTACGGTGCCAAAAGTTGGCGCACTCATCTTGTTTACCAGACTGTATCAAGCCTGGTCGTCTACCGCATTTTTCTTTTCCGAACTCAGCGTGTGGCTTGTTATCGTAGTGGCTATAGCAAGCATGTTGGTCGGAAATCTTGCAGCCTTACGGCAGCGTGATGTAAAACGCATGATGGCTTATTCGTCTATTGGACACACGGGTTTTCTAATGATGGCTATCTTTGCCTACCAAGATGCGCACAGCTATTTAATGTTCTACATGGTTGCTTACGTCATCATGAACTTAGCGACGTTCATTTTCATCGATCGGTTGGAACAGCAAACAGGTTCTACCCAACTCCAGTCATACGCAGGTTTGGGAAAAAGCTTCCCCATGCTGTTTACCGCATTCACCGTTGTCGCGATCTCGCTGATCGGCTTGCCGCCAACGATTGGTTTTATCGGCAAATTGATGGTGTTCTCTGCCGTTTTCGATCTTTATCAATCATCCGGAGATTTGGCCATTCTGGCCTTGCTGGTAGTAGGCGCGCTAACGGCCGTCATTTCGCTCTTCTTTTATTTTAGGATCCCATTGTATGCCTTTTTACGGCAGACAGAACAACCGACAGCACAGCCGGCTACCGCGTCCAAATTTTTAGAAATTATCGGCTATATATTGGCTTTATTAACGGTATTATTCGGTTTATTTCCGCATGTCCTGCTCAATCTTTTTTAA
- a CDS encoding glycosyltransferase family 4 protein codes for MSKLNGVNLIGHINKQFGLGEGARCTVRALDAVDFPFVLHDFCQGIATDVQEEKTVQHTFSEENPHPINLIHVNAENFSHLMECKGLPFFNKKYNIGFWAWELENFPVHFQNYIDMLDEIWVPSNFCLNAISQVSSKPVLRFMHAVEVAPTDASRKTLNLPEDKLIFLVMFDYHSSVQRKNPYAAIEAFEQAFGKNNSEVCLVVKSSASAHFPTESAALKQRIADNSSIMLVDEILPRKKLEALMASCDVYVSLHRSEGFGLTMAEAMSLGKPVIATAYSANTEFMTAENSFLIPYTMIPAADDYEIPGLENSWADADISAAAAAMLLLKKDPDLRAEVGEKAKLHVQTALAPLTIGERIKSRLDYIYSKVLPILTNNNQQIISNLKYKNEVLTKKNSALKKIDVVRLKLAFKNFKNRLSGKNRKYIWED; via the coding sequence ATGTCCAAACTAAATGGAGTAAATTTAATAGGCCACATCAACAAACAATTTGGGCTGGGTGAAGGAGCCCGATGTACCGTACGTGCTCTCGATGCAGTCGATTTTCCGTTTGTTTTACACGATTTTTGCCAAGGAATAGCAACAGATGTACAGGAAGAAAAAACCGTACAGCATACATTTTCGGAAGAAAATCCGCATCCAATCAACCTTATTCATGTAAATGCGGAAAACTTTTCTCACTTAATGGAGTGCAAAGGATTACCCTTTTTCAATAAAAAATACAACATTGGATTTTGGGCCTGGGAGCTGGAGAATTTTCCGGTGCATTTTCAAAATTATATTGATATGCTGGACGAAATCTGGGTTCCCAGCAATTTCTGCTTAAACGCGATCTCTCAAGTATCATCCAAGCCGGTTTTAAGATTTATGCATGCCGTTGAGGTCGCTCCCACGGATGCTTCTCGTAAGACGCTAAACCTGCCAGAAGATAAGTTGATTTTCCTCGTGATGTTTGACTATCACAGCTCCGTGCAGCGAAAGAATCCCTATGCGGCTATCGAAGCTTTTGAACAAGCATTCGGAAAAAATAACTCGGAGGTGTGCCTCGTCGTTAAGTCTTCTGCTTCTGCTCATTTTCCAACAGAATCAGCTGCCTTGAAACAGCGGATAGCAGATAATAGTTCGATAATGCTCGTCGATGAAATTCTTCCGCGAAAAAAATTGGAAGCGCTAATGGCTTCATGTGATGTGTACGTCTCGCTTCACCGCTCAGAAGGCTTTGGCCTAACCATGGCAGAAGCCATGTCTTTGGGTAAACCGGTCATCGCCACTGCGTATTCCGCCAATACAGAATTCATGACGGCTGAGAACAGCTTTTTAATTCCTTATACCATGATTCCGGCCGCTGACGATTATGAGATACCGGGACTCGAAAACTCTTGGGCAGATGCTGATATTTCCGCAGCAGCAGCGGCAATGCTTTTGTTAAAAAAAGATCCTGATTTACGCGCTGAGGTAGGTGAAAAAGCAAAATTGCATGTGCAGACTGCATTAGCGCCGCTGACGATTGGAGAACGAATAAAATCTAGACTAGACTATATTTATAGTAAAGTACTACCCATCTTGACAAACAACAACCAGCAAATTATCTCTAATCTGAAATACAAAAATGAAGTCTTGACAAAAAAGAACAGTGCACTAAAAAAGATTGATGTTGTACGTCTTAAACTTGCATTCAAGAATTTCAAAAATCGATTATCTGGAAAAAACAGAAAATATATTTGGGAAGATTAG